A region from the Variovorax sp. V93 genome encodes:
- a CDS encoding Crp/Fnr family transcriptional regulator, producing MSMLSNLELLRRVPLFASLTSSQSASIADAIIKKRFKRAEVVVEQGKKSDALYIILTGRARVTSADNRGREVILATLHPGDYIGEMSLIDDEPHSATVRTEIQCDVLMLDRDAFARCLPENSSMAYNIMRGLVQRLRHADRKIESLALMDVYGRVARSLLEFAIDDGAGNLKVRDKISRQDLAKMVGASREMVSRVMKDLEERGFVQTQDDGSMIVKDRLLSLA from the coding sequence ATGTCGATGCTGTCCAATCTTGAGTTGCTGCGGCGCGTTCCGCTGTTTGCCTCGCTCACGTCCTCGCAGTCTGCAAGCATTGCGGATGCGATCATCAAGAAGCGCTTCAAGCGGGCCGAGGTCGTTGTCGAGCAGGGCAAGAAATCCGACGCGCTCTACATCATCCTGACCGGACGCGCGCGCGTGACGAGCGCCGACAACCGCGGGCGCGAGGTGATCCTTGCCACGCTGCATCCCGGCGACTACATCGGCGAGATGAGCCTGATCGACGACGAGCCCCATTCGGCCACGGTGCGCACGGAGATCCAATGCGACGTCCTCATGCTGGACCGGGACGCGTTCGCGCGCTGCCTGCCCGAGAACTCCTCGATGGCCTACAACATCATGCGCGGCCTGGTGCAGCGCCTGCGCCATGCCGACCGCAAGATCGAGTCGCTCGCGCTGATGGACGTCTATGGGCGCGTGGCGCGTTCGCTGCTCGAGTTCGCGATCGACGACGGGGCAGGCAACCTGAAGGTGCGCGACAAGATCTCGCGCCAGGATCTCGCGAAAATGGTGGGCGCCTCGCGCGAAATGGTGAGCCGCGTGATGAAGGATCTCGAGGAGCGCGGATTTGTCCAGACCCAGGACGACGGCTCCATGATCGTCAAGGACCGGCTCTTGTCCCTGGCTTGA
- a CDS encoding DNA translocase FtsK translates to MTYSLNTLQSSSAAEGQPVRLRAMRFAHEITLVAGFAGLLFWLLAMLSFTPSDAAWSTSGTGGEIKNWGGRIGAWLADGSYFLAGYSVWWCLAAGLRAWLSSLANWLRGGEAAPAEQPVRGRFNRSRLAFWFGLVLLLCASAVLEWSRLYRLESHLPGSGGGVLGYLVGPASVRWLGFTGSALVAIAAGVIGSALVFRFSWSQIAERIGARAYSLFESRREKREMAADIAMGKQAARERAEAEDLPFSRAAAGGEPMDADGDEELRIEPRPKRRAASPPVQIEPAMTEVPRSDRVVKERQKPLFKELPDSKLPQVDLLDAAQARQETVSADTLEMTSRMIEKKLKDFGVEVHVVLASPGPVITRYEIEPATGVKGSQIVGLAKDLARSLSLVSIRVVETIPGKNYMALELPNAKRQSIKLSEILGSQVYNEGKSFLTMGLGKDIIGNPVVADLAKMPHVLVAGTTGSGKSVGINAMILSLLYKAEARDVRLLMIDPKMLEMSVYEGIPHLLAPVVTDMRQAAHGLNWCVAEMERRYKLMSKLGVRNLAGYNTKIDEAKAREEFIYNPFSLTPDDPEPLKREPHIVVVIDELADLMMVVGKKIEELIARLAQKARAAGIHLILATQRPSVDVITGLIKANIPTRIAFQVSSKIDSRTILDQMGAEALLGMGDMLYMPSGTGLPIRVHGAFVSDEEVHRVVAYLKSQGEPDYIEGVLEGGTVDGDGDMLGEGGDAEKDPMYDQAVEVVLKNRKASISLVQRHLKIGYNRAARLVEDMEKAGLVSAMSGSGQREILVPARAE, encoded by the coding sequence ATGACCTATTCGCTCAATACACTTCAATCTTCTTCTGCCGCCGAGGGGCAACCGGTGCGCCTGCGCGCCATGCGCTTCGCCCACGAGATCACGCTGGTGGCGGGCTTTGCGGGGCTCCTGTTCTGGCTGCTGGCCATGCTGAGCTTCACGCCCTCCGATGCGGCGTGGTCGACCTCCGGCACCGGCGGCGAGATCAAGAACTGGGGTGGCCGCATCGGCGCCTGGCTGGCCGACGGCAGCTATTTTCTGGCGGGCTATTCGGTCTGGTGGTGCCTGGCGGCGGGCCTGCGGGCATGGCTTTCGTCGCTGGCCAACTGGCTGCGCGGCGGCGAGGCTGCGCCGGCCGAGCAGCCGGTGCGCGGGCGCTTCAACCGCAGCCGCCTGGCTTTCTGGTTCGGCCTGGTGCTGCTGCTGTGCGCGAGCGCGGTGCTCGAATGGTCGCGCCTGTACCGGCTCGAGTCCCACCTTCCGGGCTCGGGCGGCGGCGTGCTGGGCTACCTGGTGGGGCCCGCCAGCGTGCGCTGGTTGGGCTTTACCGGCTCGGCGCTGGTGGCCATCGCCGCCGGCGTGATCGGCTCGGCGCTGGTGTTCCGCTTCTCCTGGAGCCAGATCGCCGAACGCATCGGCGCGCGGGCCTACTCGCTGTTCGAGTCGCGCCGCGAAAAGCGCGAGATGGCGGCCGACATCGCCATGGGCAAGCAGGCCGCGCGCGAGCGCGCCGAGGCCGAAGACCTGCCGTTCTCGCGCGCAGCGGCCGGCGGTGAGCCGATGGATGCCGACGGCGACGAAGAACTGCGCATCGAGCCGCGCCCGAAGCGCCGCGCGGCGTCGCCGCCGGTGCAGATCGAGCCCGCCATGACCGAGGTGCCCCGCAGCGACCGCGTCGTCAAGGAGCGCCAGAAGCCGCTCTTCAAGGAACTGCCCGACAGCAAGCTGCCGCAGGTCGACCTGCTCGACGCCGCGCAGGCGCGCCAGGAAACGGTCTCGGCCGACACGCTCGAGATGACCTCGCGAATGATCGAGAAGAAGCTCAAGGACTTCGGCGTCGAGGTGCACGTCGTGCTGGCGTCGCCGGGCCCGGTGATCACGCGCTACGAGATCGAGCCGGCCACCGGCGTCAAGGGCTCGCAGATCGTCGGCCTGGCCAAGGACCTGGCGCGTTCGCTCTCGCTGGTGTCGATCCGCGTGGTGGAAACCATTCCGGGCAAGAACTACATGGCGCTCGAGCTGCCGAATGCCAAGCGCCAGTCGATCAAGCTCAGTGAAATCCTCGGCTCGCAGGTCTACAACGAAGGCAAGTCCTTCCTGACGATGGGCCTGGGCAAGGACATCATCGGCAACCCGGTGGTGGCCGACCTTGCGAAGATGCCGCACGTGTTGGTGGCCGGTACCACCGGTTCGGGCAAGTCGGTGGGCATCAACGCGATGATCCTCTCGCTGCTCTACAAGGCCGAGGCACGCGACGTCCGCCTGCTCATGATCGACCCGAAGATGCTCGAAATGTCGGTCTACGAAGGCATTCCGCACCTGCTGGCACCGGTGGTCACCGACATGCGGCAGGCCGCGCACGGCCTGAACTGGTGCGTGGCCGAGATGGAGCGCCGCTACAAGCTCATGAGCAAGCTGGGCGTGCGCAACCTGGCCGGCTACAACACCAAGATCGACGAAGCCAAGGCGCGCGAGGAGTTCATCTACAACCCCTTCAGCCTCACGCCCGACGATCCCGAGCCGCTCAAGCGCGAGCCGCATATCGTGGTGGTGATCGACGAGCTGGCCGACCTGATGATGGTGGTGGGCAAGAAGATCGAAGAGCTCATCGCCCGCCTCGCGCAGAAGGCGCGCGCGGCCGGCATCCACCTGATTCTTGCCACGCAGCGGCCCAGCGTCGACGTGATCACCGGCCTCATCAAGGCAAACATTCCCACGCGCATCGCATTCCAGGTGTCGAGCAAGATCGACAGCCGCACCATCCTCGACCAGATGGGCGCCGAGGCGCTGCTCGGCATGGGCGACATGCTCTACATGCCGAGCGGCACGGGCCTGCCGATCCGCGTGCACGGCGCGTTCGTGAGCGACGAGGAAGTGCATCGCGTGGTGGCCTACCTCAAGAGCCAGGGCGAGCCCGACTACATCGAAGGCGTGCTCGAAGGCGGCACGGTCGATGGCGACGGCGACATGCTGGGCGAGGGTGGCGACGCCGAGAAGGATCCGATGTACGACCAGGCGGTCGAGGTGGTGCTGAAGAACCGCAAGGCCAGCATCTCGCTGGTGCAGCGCCACTTGAAGATCGGCTACAACCGCGCGGCGCGGCTGGTGGAAGACATGGAGAAGGCTGGCCTGGTCAGCGCCATGAGCGGCAGCGGCCAGCGCGAGATCCTGGTGCCGGCGCGCGCCGAATAG
- the lolA gene encoding outer membrane lipoprotein chaperone LolA: MKIRHWLLIGLLCSANAWAGGLESLEAFVKTVKSGRAEFTQTVTAPPRDGQAGRTKTSTGTFEFQRPGKFKFDYQKPFAQSIVADGKTLWLYDADLNQVTQRAQSQALGSTPAALIAAAPDLRALQADFTLEAAPERDGLQWVKATPKNKDGQLQNVQVGFQGDALAALEILDSFGQRSVLKFSKVEVNPALPASVFEFKAPAGADVIKQ, encoded by the coding sequence TTGAAAATTCGCCATTGGCTGTTGATCGGCCTCCTGTGTTCCGCCAACGCCTGGGCCGGCGGCCTTGAAAGCCTCGAGGCCTTCGTGAAGACCGTCAAGTCGGGCCGTGCCGAGTTCACCCAGACCGTGACGGCGCCGCCGCGCGACGGGCAGGCCGGCCGCACCAAGACCTCCACCGGCACCTTCGAATTCCAGCGGCCCGGCAAGTTCAAGTTCGACTACCAGAAGCCCTTCGCCCAGAGCATCGTGGCCGACGGCAAGACGCTGTGGCTCTACGACGCCGACCTGAACCAGGTCACGCAGCGTGCCCAGTCGCAGGCGCTGGGCTCCACGCCCGCCGCATTGATTGCCGCGGCACCCGACCTGCGCGCGCTGCAGGCCGACTTCACGCTCGAAGCCGCGCCCGAGCGCGACGGCCTGCAGTGGGTCAAGGCCACGCCGAAGAACAAGGACGGCCAGCTGCAGAATGTGCAGGTCGGCTTCCAGGGCGATGCGCTGGCGGCGCTCGAAATTCTTGACAGCTTCGGGCAGCGCTCGGTGCTCAAGTTCAGCAAGGTCGAGGTGAATCCGGCGCTGCCTGCCAGCGTGTTCGAATTCAAGGCGCCCGCCGGCGCCGACGTCATCAAGCAATAG
- a CDS encoding replication-associated recombination protein A, protein MATSSHQPLAERLRPKTLGEVIGQQHLLGPGMPLRIAFESGQPHSCILWGPPGTGKTTIARLMADAFDAQFLSISAVLGGVKDIRDAVERATAARDGLEQQRTIVFVDEVHRFNKSQQDAFLPHVESGLFTFIGATTENPSFEVNSALLSRAAVYVLQPLTEADLKQIVAKAQAIQAVPGIEDTAIDRLVAYADGDARRLLNTLETLAVAARAEKLGHITDEWLLRVLGERMRRYDKGGEQFYDTISALHKSVRGSDPDASLYWFVRMLDGGADPRYMARRLVRMASEDIGLADPRALRLALDAAEVYERLGTPEGELALAECVVYLAMAPKSNAVYTAYNAVRALIKKDSTRPVPMHLRNAPTKLMKDLDYGKGYRYAHDEEGGFAAGERYLPDGLEGQVFYQPVERGLEIRIAEKLRELRRLNGQREE, encoded by the coding sequence TTGGCCACCAGTTCGCATCAACCCCTTGCCGAGCGCCTGCGTCCGAAGACGCTCGGCGAGGTCATCGGCCAGCAGCACCTGCTGGGGCCGGGCATGCCGCTGCGCATTGCCTTCGAATCGGGGCAGCCGCATTCCTGCATCCTCTGGGGACCGCCCGGCACCGGCAAGACGACCATCGCGCGGCTGATGGCCGATGCCTTCGATGCGCAGTTCCTCAGCATCAGCGCGGTGCTTGGCGGCGTCAAGGACATCCGCGATGCGGTCGAGCGCGCCACGGCCGCGCGCGACGGCCTGGAGCAGCAGCGCACGATCGTCTTCGTCGACGAGGTGCACCGGTTCAACAAGAGCCAGCAGGATGCGTTCCTGCCGCATGTGGAGTCGGGCCTGTTCACCTTCATCGGCGCCACCACCGAGAACCCCTCTTTCGAGGTCAACTCGGCCCTGCTTTCGCGTGCGGCCGTGTACGTGCTGCAGCCGCTCACCGAGGCCGACCTCAAGCAGATCGTGGCCAAGGCGCAGGCCATCCAGGCGGTGCCGGGCATCGAGGACACGGCCATCGACCGGCTCGTCGCCTATGCCGACGGCGATGCGCGGCGCCTGCTCAACACGCTCGAGACGCTGGCCGTGGCGGCCCGCGCCGAAAAGCTCGGCCACATCACCGACGAGTGGCTGCTGCGCGTGCTCGGCGAGCGCATGCGGCGCTACGACAAGGGCGGCGAGCAGTTCTACGACACCATCAGCGCGCTGCACAAGTCGGTGCGCGGCAGCGACCCCGACGCCTCGCTCTACTGGTTCGTGCGCATGCTCGACGGCGGCGCCGATCCGCGCTACATGGCGCGCCGGCTGGTGCGCATGGCCAGCGAGGACATCGGACTGGCCGATCCGCGCGCGCTGCGGCTCGCGCTCGACGCCGCCGAGGTGTACGAACGCCTGGGCACGCCCGAGGGCGAACTCGCGCTGGCCGAGTGCGTGGTCTACCTGGCGATGGCGCCCAAGTCGAACGCCGTCTACACCGCCTACAACGCCGTGCGCGCGCTCATCAAGAAGGACAGCACGCGTCCCGTGCCGATGCACCTGCGCAACGCGCCCACCAAGCTCATGAAGGACCTCGACTACGGCAAGGGGTACCGGTACGCGCATGACGAGGAGGGCGGCTTTGCCGCGGGCGAGCGCTACCTGCCCGATGGCCTGGAGGGCCAGGTCTTCTACCAGCCCGTCGAGCGCGGGCTCGAAATCCGCATCGCGGAAAAACTGCGCGAACTGCGCCGCCTGAACGGCCAGCGCGAGGAGTGA
- a CDS encoding branched-chain amino acid ABC transporter permease has translation MEILLQQIINGLVLGSMYALIALGYTMVYGIINLINFAHGEVLMVGALTSWTIIGLMKESMPGTPGWLVLIIALVIACIVAATLNFVIEKVAYRPLRNSPKLAPLITAIGMSILLQTLAMIIWKPTNKAYPNLLSTTPIEVGGAVISPTQVMILSVTAFSLVVLMWLVNYTKLGRAMRATAENPRVAALMGIRPDMVISATFIIGAVLAAIAGVMYASNYGIAQHAMGFLPGLKAFTAAVFGGIGNLAGAVVGGILLGLIEAIGSGYIGALTGGVLGSNYSDIFAFIVLIVMLTLRPSGLLGERVADRA, from the coding sequence ATGGAAATATTGCTGCAGCAGATCATCAACGGTCTGGTCCTGGGCAGCATGTATGCCTTGATAGCCTTGGGCTACACCATGGTGTACGGCATCATCAATCTGATCAACTTTGCGCACGGTGAAGTGCTGATGGTGGGGGCGCTCACGAGCTGGACCATCATCGGGCTCATGAAGGAGTCGATGCCCGGCACGCCTGGCTGGCTGGTCCTCATCATCGCGCTGGTCATTGCCTGCATCGTTGCGGCCACGCTCAACTTCGTCATCGAGAAGGTCGCCTACCGGCCGCTTCGCAACAGCCCCAAGCTCGCGCCGCTCATCACGGCCATCGGCATGTCGATCCTGCTGCAGACGCTGGCCATGATCATCTGGAAGCCCACCAACAAGGCCTATCCCAACCTGCTGTCGACCACGCCCATCGAGGTGGGCGGCGCGGTGATCTCGCCCACGCAGGTCATGATCCTGAGCGTCACGGCGTTCTCGCTGGTGGTGCTGATGTGGTTGGTCAACTACACCAAGCTCGGCCGCGCGATGCGCGCCACCGCCGAGAACCCGCGCGTCGCGGCGCTGATGGGCATCCGGCCCGACATGGTCATTTCGGCCACCTTCATCATCGGTGCCGTGCTCGCGGCCATCGCGGGCGTCATGTACGCCTCCAACTACGGCATCGCGCAGCACGCGATGGGCTTCCTGCCCGGACTCAAGGCCTTCACCGCGGCGGTGTTCGGCGGCATCGGCAACCTGGCCGGCGCGGTGGTCGGCGGCATCCTGCTCGGGCTGATCGAGGCCATCGGGTCCGGCTACATCGGCGCCCTCACGGGTGGCGTGCTGGGCAGCAACTACAGCGACATCTTCGCGTTCATCGTGTTGATCGTCATGCTCACGCTGCGGCCCTCGGGCCTGCTCGGCGAGCGTGTGGCGGATCGGGCCTGA
- a CDS encoding ABC transporter ATP-binding protein yields MKNSKNLALYILGVVAVLALPIFLQSQGNAWVRIADIALLYVMLSLGLNIVVGYAGLLDLGYVAFFAIGAYLFALMGSSHLSETFPWFKAMFPNGLHTSLLIVIPLALVVAGMLGVLLGAPTLKLRGDYLAIVTLGFGEIIRVFLNNLDQPINITNGPKGITAIDSIKFWGLDLGKAWKFDGFTISSVTLYYYLFLALVVATIIISHRLQMSRIGRAWMAIREDEIAAKAMGINTRNMKLLAFGMGASFGGVSGAMFAAFQGFVSPESFSLMESVMIVAMVVLGGIGHLPGVILGAVLLAALPEVLRYVAGPLQAMTDGRLDASILRQLFIALAMIVIMLVRPRGLWPSPEHGKTLQRKGVASDAPVAPGSLQTHAPGIETPADELPGAASRPMSINP; encoded by the coding sequence ATGAAAAACAGCAAGAACCTCGCGCTCTACATCCTGGGCGTCGTCGCGGTGCTCGCACTGCCGATCTTCCTGCAGAGCCAGGGCAACGCCTGGGTGCGCATCGCCGACATCGCATTGCTCTACGTGATGCTCTCGCTCGGCCTGAACATCGTCGTGGGCTACGCCGGCCTGCTCGACCTGGGCTATGTGGCCTTCTTTGCGATCGGGGCCTACCTGTTCGCGCTGATGGGCTCGTCGCACCTGTCGGAAACCTTTCCGTGGTTCAAGGCCATGTTCCCGAACGGGCTGCACACCTCGCTGCTCATCGTGATACCGCTGGCGCTCGTGGTGGCCGGCATGCTGGGCGTGCTGCTCGGTGCGCCCACGCTCAAGCTGCGCGGCGACTACCTGGCCATCGTGACGCTGGGCTTCGGTGAAATCATCCGGGTGTTCCTGAACAACCTCGACCAGCCGATCAACATCACCAACGGGCCGAAGGGCATCACAGCCATCGACTCCATCAAGTTCTGGGGGCTCGACCTCGGCAAGGCGTGGAAGTTCGACGGCTTCACGATCTCGTCGGTCACGCTCTACTACTACCTGTTCCTTGCGCTGGTGGTGGCCACCATCATCATTTCGCACCGCCTGCAGATGTCGCGCATCGGGCGCGCCTGGATGGCCATCCGCGAAGACGAGATCGCCGCCAAGGCCATGGGCATCAACACCCGCAACATGAAGCTGCTGGCCTTCGGCATGGGCGCCAGTTTTGGCGGCGTGTCGGGCGCCATGTTCGCGGCCTTCCAGGGCTTCGTCTCGCCCGAATCGTTCAGCCTCATGGAGTCGGTGATGATCGTCGCCATGGTGGTGCTGGGTGGCATCGGGCACCTGCCGGGCGTGATTCTCGGCGCCGTGCTGCTGGCCGCCTTGCCCGAGGTGCTGCGCTACGTGGCCGGCCCGCTGCAGGCCATGACCGACGGCCGCCTCGACGCGTCCATCCTGCGCCAGCTCTTCATCGCGCTGGCCATGATCGTGATCATGCTGGTGCGTCCGCGCGGTCTCTGGCCTTCGCCCGAGCATGGCAAGACCTTGCAGCGCAAGGGCGTGGCTTCCGATGCGCCGGTGGCGCCGGGTTCGCTGCAGACCCACGCGCCGGGCATCGAGACGCCCGCCGACGAACTGCCGGGTGCGGCCTCGCGTCCCATGTCGATCAATCCGTGA
- a CDS encoding ABC transporter ATP-binding protein has product MTTDTILDVRGISKRFGGLQALSDVGITIKRGQVYGLIGPNGAGKTTFFNVITGLYTPDSGSFELAGKPYQPTAVHEVAKAGIARTFQNIRLFSEMTALENVMVGRHIRTHSGVFGAMLRTRSFKAEEKAIADRAQELLDYVGIGKFADYKARTLSYGDQRRLEIARALATDPQLIALDEPAAGMNSTEKVLLRELIDRIRKDDRTILIIEHDVKLIMGLCDRVTVLDYGKQIAEGTPYDVQKNEKVIEAYLGTGGH; this is encoded by the coding sequence ATGACGACAGACACCATCCTCGACGTTCGCGGAATCTCCAAGCGCTTCGGCGGCCTGCAGGCCCTTTCCGACGTCGGCATCACCATCAAGCGCGGCCAGGTCTATGGCCTGATCGGTCCCAACGGCGCCGGCAAGACCACCTTCTTCAACGTGATCACCGGGCTCTACACGCCCGACAGCGGCAGCTTTGAGCTGGCCGGCAAGCCCTACCAACCGACGGCCGTGCATGAAGTGGCCAAGGCCGGCATTGCGCGCACCTTCCAGAACATCCGCCTGTTCTCCGAGATGACCGCGCTCGAGAACGTCATGGTGGGGCGGCACATCCGCACCCATTCGGGCGTGTTCGGCGCCATGCTGCGCACGCGTTCGTTCAAGGCCGAGGAAAAGGCCATTGCCGACCGCGCGCAGGAACTGCTCGACTATGTGGGCATCGGCAAGTTCGCCGACTACAAGGCGCGTACGCTGTCCTACGGCGACCAGCGCCGGCTCGAGATTGCGCGCGCGCTGGCCACCGACCCGCAGCTCATCGCGCTCGACGAGCCCGCCGCCGGCATGAACTCGACCGAGAAGGTGCTGCTGCGCGAACTGATCGACCGCATCCGCAAGGACGACCGGACCATCCTCATCATCGAACACGACGTCAAGCTCATCATGGGCCTGTGCGACCGCGTCACCGTGCTCGACTACGGCAAGCAGATCGCCGAAGGCACGCCCTACGACGTGCAGAAGAACGAGAAGGTGATCGAGGCCTACCTCGGCACCGGAGGACACTGA
- a CDS encoding ABC transporter ATP-binding protein encodes MTSAEDTTTATATATPRKTAANATGKTLLKVSGLRVGYGGIQAVKGVDFEVHEGELVSLIGSNGAGKTTTMKAITGTLPAGAGTIEFLGRNIKGRGAWDLVGEGLVMVPEGRGVFTRMTITENLQIGAYIRKDKAEIASDMERVFVTFPRLRERKDQLAGTMSGGEQQMLAMGRALMARPKVLLLDEPTMGLSPIMCDKIFEVVQTVAAQGVTILLVEQNANRALQLADRGYVMESGLITMTGDAKDLLSDPRVRAAYLGE; translated from the coding sequence ATGACGAGCGCAGAAGACACAACGACGGCAACGGCAACGGCAACTCCGCGGAAGACTGCGGCCAACGCCACCGGCAAGACGCTGCTCAAGGTCAGCGGCCTGCGGGTCGGCTACGGCGGCATCCAGGCGGTGAAGGGCGTGGACTTCGAGGTCCACGAAGGCGAGCTGGTGTCGCTGATCGGCTCCAATGGCGCCGGCAAGACCACCACGATGAAGGCGATCACCGGCACGCTGCCGGCGGGCGCGGGCACCATCGAATTCCTGGGCCGCAACATCAAGGGCCGCGGTGCCTGGGACCTGGTGGGCGAGGGCCTCGTGATGGTGCCCGAGGGCCGCGGCGTCTTCACGCGCATGACGATCACCGAGAACCTGCAGATCGGCGCCTACATCCGCAAGGACAAGGCCGAGATCGCCAGCGACATGGAGCGCGTGTTCGTGACCTTCCCGCGCCTGCGCGAGCGCAAGGACCAGCTCGCGGGCACCATGTCGGGCGGCGAGCAGCAGATGCTGGCCATGGGCCGTGCGCTCATGGCGCGTCCCAAGGTGCTGCTGCTCGACGAACCCACCATGGGCCTGTCGCCGATCATGTGCGACAAGATCTTCGAGGTGGTTCAGACCGTGGCCGCGCAGGGCGTGACCATCCTGCTGGTGGAGCAGAACGCCAACCGCGCGCTGCAGCTGGCCGACCGCGGCTACGTGATGGAGTCGGGCCTCATCACGATGACGGGCGATGCCAAGGATCTGCTGAGCGACCCGCGCGTGCGGGCCGCCTACCTGGGCGAATAA
- a CDS encoding Bug family tripartite tricarboxylate transporter substrate binding protein — protein MKTRHFLLALLASATLLATGQAAAQQQRPIRLVVPYAAGGPIDVTARMLAERAKDTLGPIIIDNKPGAGGNIGADIVAKAAPDGLTIGIAATATHAVNPWLYSKIPFNAATDFAPITQMVRVPNVLVMNAETAQRLKINTVADLIRYAKANPAKLNYGSGGNGSAGHLAGELFKKQAVIFALHIPYNGGNPAQLALLSGQVDFNFDNLATAAPNIRSGKLKAIAVTTLQRSSAMPELPPVADTLKGFSIDTWWGLVAPAGTPHDVVMKLNQAFVAALNAPETKTRFATLLAEPVPSSPEQFGAFMKSELSKYEAVVKATGARVD, from the coding sequence ATGAAGACGAGACACTTCCTCCTCGCGCTGCTCGCCAGCGCCACGCTGCTGGCCACCGGCCAGGCCGCGGCCCAGCAGCAGCGCCCGATCCGGCTCGTGGTGCCCTATGCCGCGGGCGGCCCGATCGACGTCACGGCCCGCATGCTGGCCGAACGCGCAAAGGACACCCTGGGCCCGATCATCATCGACAACAAGCCCGGTGCGGGCGGCAATATCGGCGCCGACATCGTGGCCAAGGCAGCGCCCGACGGCCTCACCATCGGCATCGCGGCCACCGCCACCCATGCGGTGAATCCATGGCTCTACAGCAAGATCCCGTTCAACGCAGCGACCGACTTCGCGCCCATCACGCAGATGGTGCGCGTGCCGAACGTGCTGGTAATGAACGCGGAAACCGCGCAGCGCCTGAAGATCAACACCGTGGCCGACCTGATCCGCTACGCCAAGGCCAACCCCGCCAAGCTCAACTACGGCAGCGGCGGCAACGGCAGCGCCGGGCACCTCGCGGGCGAGCTGTTCAAGAAGCAGGCCGTCATCTTCGCGCTGCACATCCCGTACAACGGCGGCAATCCGGCGCAGCTGGCGCTGCTCTCGGGCCAGGTCGACTTCAACTTCGACAACCTTGCCACGGCGGCGCCGAACATCCGCTCGGGCAAGCTCAAGGCCATTGCCGTCACGACCTTGCAGCGCAGCAGCGCCATGCCCGAACTGCCGCCGGTGGCCGACACGCTCAAAGGCTTCTCGATCGATACCTGGTGGGGCCTGGTGGCACCGGCCGGCACGCCGCACGACGTGGTCATGAAGCTCAACCAGGCCTTCGTGGCGGCGCTGAACGCACCGGAAACGAAGACCCGTTTTGCCACGCTGCTGGCCGAGCCCGTGCCCAGTTCGCCCGAGCAGTTCGGCGCGTTCATGAAGAGCGAGCTCTCCAAGTACGAAGCCGTCGTGAAGGCGACCGGCGCCCGGGTCGACTGA